The Alphaproteobacteria bacterium genome includes a window with the following:
- a CDS encoding MASE1 domain-containing protein: MESQARILRLTGLSGPGWSGAAARFAVFVALYVASDWISNIDPQTPFGFTLWNPPAALALFLGLVWRWRALPAIAISAALSGIMIRGYALDLHSAWVTPAVLSFGYAALGNALASRRDAAAPFAEPMSALAFMLLAIFGAGAIAVLHVGVFAALGFLDPSLLLALSTRSWIGDATGIAVMLPVLVQFGAVRAEEGWRDIATADTFGAIAAAATLAGMAILGPGATTNLAYLVILPVVWVAVRRGLSATLATLFAIQCAIILFIVQDEAADTAFSEFQVLIVVVAMTGLILGTAVGHIRRSADDLARARAEGDRLARLTAVGALGSAIAHELSQPLFAIRTASHVLMRGLERDGGTGEMLRAARTIESQIEQASARIRALRAEFQSAGPMPSVFDLVVAARQAARIVDGGAAMARGQLTVEDSPPVRVRADRAHVAYILDNLFRNALAAIRARGAGGRVRVVFGAADDIVRVEVVDNGVGISDDLAGRLFEPMVTGRHDGVGLGLFIGRTLAELNDGALSHRATNGGGATFVLELPAGANA, encoded by the coding sequence ATGGAATCTCAGGCGCGCATTTTGCGACTTACCGGCTTGTCCGGGCCGGGGTGGAGCGGGGCGGCTGCGCGGTTCGCCGTCTTCGTCGCGCTCTATGTCGCGTCCGATTGGATCAGCAATATCGATCCGCAAACGCCGTTCGGCTTCACCTTGTGGAATCCGCCGGCAGCACTGGCGCTGTTCTTGGGGCTGGTTTGGCGCTGGCGCGCTTTGCCGGCCATCGCGATCTCCGCGGCGCTGTCGGGGATTATGATTCGCGGCTACGCGCTCGACCTGCATTCGGCCTGGGTGACGCCGGCGGTGCTGTCCTTCGGCTATGCGGCGCTGGGCAACGCGCTCGCTTCGCGCCGCGACGCCGCCGCCCCGTTCGCCGAGCCGATGTCGGCACTCGCCTTCATGCTGCTGGCGATTTTCGGGGCGGGCGCCATCGCGGTCTTGCATGTCGGCGTGTTCGCAGCACTCGGCTTTCTCGATCCGTCGCTGCTGCTCGCCCTGTCGACGCGATCGTGGATCGGCGACGCGACCGGCATCGCGGTCATGCTGCCCGTGCTGGTGCAGTTCGGCGCCGTGCGCGCGGAGGAGGGCTGGCGCGATATCGCGACGGCCGATACGTTCGGCGCGATCGCGGCGGCGGCCACACTCGCGGGCATGGCAATATTGGGACCGGGAGCGACGACCAATCTCGCCTATCTGGTCATTCTGCCGGTCGTCTGGGTCGCGGTGCGGCGCGGCTTGTCGGCGACGCTCGCCACGCTGTTCGCGATCCAATGCGCGATCATTCTGTTCATCGTGCAGGACGAAGCGGCCGACACGGCGTTCTCGGAATTCCAGGTGCTGATCGTCGTCGTCGCGATGACGGGCCTGATCCTGGGCACGGCGGTCGGGCATATCCGGCGCTCCGCCGACGATCTGGCGCGCGCGCGCGCCGAGGGCGATCGTTTGGCGCGGTTGACGGCGGTCGGCGCGCTCGGCTCGGCCATCGCGCATGAATTGAGCCAGCCGCTTTTCGCGATCCGCACGGCCAGCCACGTGTTGATGCGCGGGCTGGAGCGCGACGGCGGAACGGGCGAAATGCTGCGCGCCGCGCGCACGATCGAAAGTCAGATCGAGCAGGCGAGTGCCCGCATTCGCGCCTTGCGCGCCGAGTTCCAAAGTGCCGGTCCGATGCCCAGCGTTTTCGATCTGGTCGTCGCGGCGCGTCAGGCGGCGCGCATCGTCGATGGCGGCGCGGCCATGGCGCGCGGCCAATTGACGGTCGAGGATTCGCCGCCGGTGCGCGTGCGCGCCGACCGCGCGCATGTCGCCTATATCCTCGACAATCTGTTCCGCAACGCGCTGGCGGCGATCCGCGCGCGCGGGGCCGGCGGGCGCGTGCGCGTCGTGTTCGGCGCCGCCGATGACATCGTTCGAGTCGAAGTCGTCGATAACGGTGTGGGCATTTCCGACGATCTCGCCGGGCGGTTGTTCGAACCGATGGTCACCGGCCGCCACGACGGCGTGGGGCTGGGCTTGTTCATCGGCCGCACGCTCGCCGAACTCAACGACGGCGCCTTGTCGCACCGGGCGACGAATGGCGGCGGCGCTACGTTCGTATTGGAACTTCCCGCGGGTGCAAACGCATGA
- a CDS encoding response regulator transcription factor, with protein MTDNPPIPSHVAIVDDDPALRDTLTMLFESSGYRVSTLDSVEALLDNPEALGAACLVLDHTLPGKQGIDALETLRERGPLPAIVVLTGFGTIPLAVRAVRSGAFEFLEKPVEPDVLLDVVARAVSHSQARGEAAAVEAEARERLAGLTPREREVLAHMLGGAPSKAIAAKLDISPRTVEIHRGRVMDKLGCRGPVELFRRYADLISTEV; from the coding sequence ATGACCGACAATCCCCCCATCCCCTCGCATGTCGCCATCGTCGACGACGATCCCGCTTTGCGCGACACGCTGACGATGCTGTTCGAATCATCGGGGTATCGCGTCAGCACGCTCGATTCCGTGGAAGCGCTGCTCGACAATCCGGAAGCGCTGGGCGCCGCCTGCCTGGTGCTCGACCATACTTTGCCGGGCAAACAGGGAATCGACGCGCTGGAAACCTTGCGCGAACGCGGGCCCTTGCCGGCGATCGTGGTTTTGACCGGTTTCGGGACGATTCCGCTGGCCGTGCGCGCGGTACGCAGCGGCGCTTTTGAATTCCTGGAAAAGCCGGTCGAGCCCGATGTGCTGCTCGACGTCGTTGCCCGCGCGGTAAGCCATTCGCAGGCGCGCGGCGAGGCGGCGGCCGTGGAGGCCGAGGCGCGCGAACGTCTTGCCGGGTTGACGCCGCGCGAGCGCGAAGTGCTGGCCCATATGCTGGGGGGTGCTCCCAGCAAGGCGATCGCGGCGAAGCTGGATATCAGCCCGCGTACAGTTGAAATCCATCGCGGCCGGGTGATGGATAAGCTCGGCTGCCGGGGTCCCGTGGAGCTGTTCCGGCGCTATGCCGACCTAATCTCCACGGAGGTGTAG
- a CDS encoding Rrf2 family transcriptional regulator, which yields MLYLNRRALAAIDALIVLARAPAPGRMQRSEIQARLGLTDRSFESALFELVKAGMVESRRGVGGGYRLSRPVEELTVMSVLQALGETGRPATEGGETPEPAAGVPAIRRLQRDFWNGVEAKVVDMLSRTTLGDILENEDALTQDTASESAEQQRVREHADAIQGA from the coding sequence ATGCTCTATCTGAACCGCCGTGCTCTCGCGGCCATCGATGCCCTGATCGTTCTCGCCCGCGCTCCCGCGCCGGGCCGGATGCAACGTTCCGAAATTCAGGCCCGTTTGGGGCTCACGGACCGCTCGTTCGAAAGCGCGCTGTTCGAACTCGTGAAGGCGGGCATGGTCGAATCGCGCCGTGGCGTGGGCGGCGGTTACCGCCTGTCGCGCCCGGTCGAGGAACTGACCGTCATGTCCGTGCTGCAAGCGCTGGGCGAAACCGGCCGTCCCGCGACCGAAGGCGGCGAGACGCCCGAACCCGCCGCCGGCGTTCCGGCGATCCGCCGCTTGCAACGCGACTTCTGGAACGGCGTCGAGGCGAAGGTCGTCGATATGCTGTCGCGCACCACGCTGGGCGATATCCTGGAAAACGAGGATGCGTTGACGCAAGACACCGCGTCGGAATCGGCCGAACAGCAACGCGTGCGCGAGCACGCGGATGCGATTCAGGGCGCTTAA
- a CDS encoding aspartate/glutamate racemase family protein has protein sequence MRILLLNPNTTPAITELVAREARKLAAPGVEIVPATSTFGAKYIVTRAGYAIAAHAALDAWAKHDAQTDATLLACFGDPGLGALRELSAKPVVGMLDAAVDATGGKRYAIVTGGALWDGILREILAASGKDKTLAGIRTVAPSGAEIAADPDMAIASLVEAIEDSAAKDGAECVILGGAGLAGLAAPIRARTKIAIVDPLEASLRALQKAPSPQKAKAGTAMGAVPAIASDGLSAALAARLGGKDVL, from the coding sequence ATGCGCATCCTGCTGCTGAATCCGAATACGACGCCGGCGATCACCGAGCTTGTCGCGCGCGAGGCGCGCAAACTCGCCGCACCGGGCGTCGAGATCGTGCCCGCGACGAGCACCTTCGGCGCCAAATACATCGTCACGCGCGCGGGCTACGCGATCGCCGCGCATGCCGCGCTGGATGCTTGGGCCAAGCACGACGCGCAAACCGACGCCACGCTGCTCGCCTGTTTCGGCGATCCGGGGCTCGGTGCTCTTCGCGAGCTATCGGCCAAACCGGTCGTCGGCATGCTCGATGCGGCGGTCGACGCGACCGGCGGCAAGCGCTACGCGATCGTCACCGGCGGCGCGTTGTGGGACGGCATATTGCGAGAGATTCTGGCGGCATCCGGCAAGGATAAAACCCTGGCGGGGATCCGCACCGTGGCGCCGTCGGGGGCGGAAATCGCGGCCGATCCGGATATGGCGATCGCATCGCTGGTCGAAGCGATCGAGGATAGTGCCGCGAAAGACGGTGCCGAATGCGTGATCCTAGGCGGTGCGGGGCTTGCCGGTCTGGCCGCACCCATTCGCGCGCGCACGAAGATCGCGATCGTCGATCCGCTGGAGGCGTCGCTGCGCGCGCTTCAAAAAGCGCCCAGCCCTCAAAAAGCGAAAGCCGGCACCGCGATGGGCGCGGTACCGGCTATCGCGAGCGACGGACTTTCGGCCGCGCTCGCCGCCCGGCTGGGCGGCAAGGACGTGCTTTAA
- a CDS encoding 3-oxoacyl-ACP reductase FabG has protein sequence MGRLTGLKTLVTGGNTGIGRAVALAYAREGADVTIAWFDNPRAAEATVKAIVKLGRKAIAVRADVTDEKQVDALFAAHKKYFGRLDVLVNNAGIQKSQPIDKMSVADWDRMIAVHMRGAFLCGRAAAKAMKPRKSGRIITVCSQLGYIGRGNYTAYSAAKAGLIGFTRALAKEMAPFGILVNGVSPGLVDTGFDPLPEKAKRDHAAALPLKRLGTPGDMTPSFVFLASAESRYFCGQLLHPNGGEIMP, from the coding sequence ATGGGTCGTTTGACGGGGTTGAAGACGCTGGTGACCGGCGGCAATACGGGGATCGGGCGCGCCGTCGCCCTGGCCTATGCGCGCGAGGGCGCGGACGTGACGATCGCCTGGTTCGACAATCCGCGCGCCGCCGAAGCGACCGTCAAGGCCATCGTCAAACTGGGCCGCAAGGCCATTGCCGTACGCGCCGACGTGACCGACGAAAAACAGGTCGATGCGCTGTTCGCCGCGCATAAGAAGTATTTCGGCCGCCTGGACGTGCTGGTCAACAACGCCGGCATCCAAAAATCGCAGCCGATCGACAAGATGTCGGTCGCCGATTGGGACCGCATGATCGCCGTTCACATGCGCGGCGCGTTCCTGTGCGGGCGTGCGGCGGCCAAAGCGATGAAGCCGCGCAAATCGGGGCGGATCATCACCGTGTGCTCGCAGCTCGGCTATATCGGGCGCGGGAACTACACGGCCTATTCCGCCGCCAAGGCCGGTTTGATCGGATTCACCCGCGCCTTGGCGAAGGAAATGGCGCCGTTCGGCATTCTGGTGAACGGCGTATCGCCCGGCTTGGTCGATACCGGCTTCGACCCGCTGCCCGAGAAGGCCAAGCGCGACCACGCCGCCGCCCTGCCGTTGAAGCGCCTGGGCACGCCCGGCGACATGACGCCCAGCTTCGTGTTTCTGGCTTCGGCGGAATCGCGCTATTTCTGCGGCCAGCTGCTGCATCCCAATGGCGGCGAGATCATGCCCTGA
- a CDS encoding hydantoin racemase: MRLLLINANTSDFVTSKVRAAAQACASPGTTIEAVTGTFGGRVIGSRTENAIGEHSAVDLAAKHAAGMDGVLIAVSYDTGAKALREMLDVPVLGMTEAALHAATILGGRVGMIVFGPRVLGLYRDVIDATGLAGKVGGWRAIDNSKPYAPGDQTEVEDQIVAACDDLIAKDWVESIVLTGAVMAGVPARIQHRVAVPVLDGITTGVPMLEAFVKFKPAKPRTGSFAPITGREAVNVDPALIAKLKG; encoded by the coding sequence ATGCGCCTGCTGTTGATCAACGCGAATACGTCCGATTTCGTCACCTCGAAGGTCCGCGCGGCGGCGCAGGCTTGCGCCTCGCCGGGCACGACGATCGAAGCGGTGACCGGCACATTCGGCGGCCGCGTGATCGGCTCGCGCACCGAAAACGCGATCGGCGAGCATTCGGCCGTCGATCTGGCGGCGAAACACGCAGCCGGTATGGACGGCGTGCTGATCGCCGTGTCCTACGATACGGGTGCGAAGGCGCTGCGCGAGATGCTGGATGTGCCCGTCCTTGGCATGACCGAAGCCGCGTTGCATGCCGCGACGATTTTGGGCGGGCGCGTGGGCATGATCGTATTCGGGCCGCGCGTGCTGGGGCTTTATCGCGACGTGATCGACGCGACCGGCCTTGCGGGCAAGGTCGGCGGCTGGCGCGCGATCGACAACTCGAAACCCTATGCGCCCGGCGATCAGACCGAGGTCGAAGACCAAATCGTCGCCGCCTGCGACGATCTAATCGCCAAGGATTGGGTCGAATCGATCGTGCTGACCGGGGCGGTGATGGCGGGGGTGCCCGCGCGTATCCAGCATCGCGTCGCCGTGCCCGTGCTCGATGGTATTACGACCGGCGTGCCGATGCTCGAAGCCTTCGTGAAGTTCAAACCCGCCAAGCCGCGCACCGGCAGCTTCGCGCCGATCACGGGGCGCGAGGCGGTGAATGTCGATCCGGCGCTGATCGCCAAGCTGAAGGGCTGA
- a CDS encoding ribokinase, producing MIVVFGSINIDFLLRVARLPGEGETVGGQDVALAPGGKGANQALAARKAGASVKLVGAAGGDAFADLALANLVASGVDLSGLSRVTRPTGAAFITIDDAGRNHIVLSPGANQDAKAADFVPVASGILLVQRELPEGETLAALRKAKDAGMTTIVNAAPSAGFTAEMRDLADIVIANEHEIADVAGRVDTPEALAVELAKTGKSIVLTLGAEGALAAKGGQVWRAPASKVNVVDTTGAGDTFCGAFAAALDEGKDIGAALAFAAAAGSLACTGLGAQSATPDRAAILKA from the coding sequence TTGATCGTCGTTTTCGGTTCGATCAATATCGATTTTCTGCTGCGCGTCGCGCGTTTGCCGGGCGAAGGCGAAACCGTCGGGGGGCAGGATGTCGCCTTGGCGCCGGGCGGGAAGGGGGCGAACCAAGCGCTTGCCGCGCGCAAGGCGGGGGCTTCGGTAAAGCTCGTCGGCGCGGCCGGCGGCGACGCTTTCGCCGATCTGGCGCTCGCCAATCTCGTCGCCTCCGGCGTCGATCTGTCGGGCTTGAGCCGCGTCACGCGGCCGACCGGGGCGGCGTTCATCACCATCGACGATGCCGGCCGCAATCACATCGTGCTGTCGCCGGGCGCCAATCAGGATGCGAAGGCGGCCGACTTCGTGCCCGTCGCAAGCGGGATTCTATTGGTTCAGCGCGAATTGCCCGAAGGCGAAACGCTGGCGGCGCTGCGCAAAGCTAAAGATGCGGGCATGACGACGATCGTCAACGCGGCACCCTCGGCCGGGTTTACGGCGGAGATGCGCGACCTCGCCGACATCGTCATCGCCAACGAGCACGAGATCGCCGATGTCGCGGGCCGCGTCGATACGCCCGAAGCGCTTGCCGTCGAGCTTGCCAAGACCGGCAAGTCGATCGTGCTCACACTCGGCGCCGAAGGGGCGCTCGCCGCCAAGGGCGGTCAGGTTTGGCGCGCCCCCGCCAGCAAGGTGAACGTGGTTGATACGACCGGGGCGGGCGACACGTTCTGCGGCGCTTTCGCGGCGGCCTTGGACGAGGGCAAGGATATCGGTGCGGCCTTGGCTTTCGCCGCCGCCGCCGGATCGCTCGCCTGCACGGGGCTGGGGGCGCAGAGCGCCACGCCCGATCGCGCCGCTATTTTGAAAGCGTGA
- a CDS encoding dihydrodipicolinate synthase family protein, producing MLPRPFSGLIAAPFLPMKDDQSIDWATLERYMDWIAGQKPDAIVMNMDASEVVSLDDDEIYEVARLCSRAIAKRVPFLSGAGGGSTKAAAKKAEKLAKNGAEGFAVFPAFPTFSGAPVPADMIVRYHRAIADAAGLPIICFQFPRGWGPDYTPDILQAMAEIPQLIAMKESSFDATQTIQAVEAVAKLPRKIGVLTGSDTFIFEAQLMGCDGALIGFAGTATAELRTMIHACRDRDLAKAQTIWDKLGPIARYCWRAPIRDFRPRMKEVLRLQGIFPSAAVREPQLGISDAERAEIAALCRQQGLIG from the coding sequence ATGCTCCCCCGGCCCTTCTCCGGCCTCATCGCGGCACCGTTTCTGCCGATGAAAGACGACCAGTCGATCGACTGGGCGACTCTTGAGCGCTACATGGATTGGATCGCGGGCCAGAAGCCCGACGCGATCGTCATGAATATGGACGCGTCGGAAGTCGTCTCGCTCGACGACGACGAAATCTACGAAGTCGCGCGACTCTGTTCGCGGGCCATCGCCAAGCGCGTGCCCTTCCTGTCGGGGGCCGGCGGCGGCTCGACCAAGGCAGCGGCCAAAAAGGCCGAGAAGCTCGCCAAGAACGGCGCGGAAGGCTTCGCGGTGTTCCCGGCCTTCCCGACCTTCTCGGGGGCGCCGGTCCCCGCCGACATGATCGTGCGCTATCACCGCGCGATCGCCGATGCGGCGGGATTGCCGATCATCTGCTTCCAGTTCCCGCGGGGTTGGGGCCCGGATTACACGCCGGACATTCTTCAGGCGATGGCGGAAATCCCGCAACTGATCGCGATGAAGGAATCCTCCTTCGATGCGACGCAGACGATTCAGGCGGTCGAGGCCGTCGCCAAGCTGCCGCGCAAGATCGGCGTGCTGACCGGCAGCGACACGTTCATCTTCGAAGCCCAGTTGATGGGCTGCGACGGCGCGTTGATCGGCTTCGCGGGCACGGCGACCGCCGAACTCCGGACGATGATCCATGCCTGCCGCGACCGCGATCTCGCCAAAGCGCAGACGATTTGGGACAAGCTTGGCCCCATCGCACGCTATTGCTGGCGCGCCCCGATCCGCGATTTTCGCCCGCGCATGAAGGAAGTGCTGCGCTTGCAGGGCATCTTCCCCAGTGCGGCGGTGCGCGAACCGCAGCTCGGCATTTCCGACGCCGAGCGCGCCGAAATCGCGGCCCTGTGCCGCCAACAAGGACTGATCGGATGA